The Coccidioides posadasii str. Silveira chromosome 5, complete sequence genome has a segment encoding these proteins:
- a CDS encoding uncharacterized protein (EggNog:ENOG410PY1B~COG:S~TransMembrane:3 (i138-159o171-194i215-233o)) yields the protein MEEPAASHAAKDLRHPEPAVVASSSLRARSRVSSPERPSTTATTTTTGTLTPDLQDAHELAELHEIPTHTRRDSSPSTISSGSIRVVTRRSTRSSQLTRSSREPTGRFKHIIKFWRRNVVLSVSQNQNRDHYALERTYLAHMRTSVAFSLLGVLIAQLFRLQHSHIHHPTFGFYTVGVPLACTCQGFAILMALFGAHRFLRQQNALSRGKIHAGGWEVMMAAIFAAAVCFPATPHTRVHTYYRWR from the exons ATGGAAGAACCTGCTGCCAGCCATGCTGCAAAGGATCTACGGCATCCGGAGCCTGCCGTCGTCGCGTCTTCATCGCTGAGAGCGAGATCTCGTGTCTCTAGCCCTGAACGACCCTCGACGAcggccaccaccaccaccacggGGACTCTGACACCGGACTTGCAGGATGCGCACGAGCTGGCGGAACTGCATGAGATCCCAACGCACACCAGAAGAGACTCGTCGCCGTCCACCATCTCTTCGGGCTCGATCAGGGTTGTAACGCGCCGCTCGACGCGGAGTAGCCAACTGACCAGGAGCAGCCGTGAGCCCACCGGCAGGTTTAAGCATATCATAAAGTTCTGGAGACGCAATGTCGTCCTGTCCGTTTCTCAAAACCAGAATCGGGATCATTACG CGCTTGAACGGACCTACCTGGCGCATATGAGAACATCGGTCGCCTTCTCTCTCCTTGGCGTCCTGATAGCTCAACTCTTCCGTCTACAGCACTCGCATATCCACCATCCCACGTTCGGGTTCTACACAGTTGGCGTACCTCTGGCCTGCACCTGCCAGGGGTTCGCGATTCTCATGGCGCTGTTCGGCGCACATCGCTTTCTACGACAGCAGAATGCGCTGTCACGGGGGAAGATACATGCCGGTGGGTGGGAGGTGATGATGGCAGCCATCTTTGCGGCAGCGGTATGTTTCCCCGCAACACCCCATACCAGAGTACATACTTATTACCGATGGCGCTGA
- a CDS encoding uncharacterized protein (EggNog:ENOG410PHDN~COG:P~TransMembrane:6 (i9-30o36-56i77-99o111-132i337-360o372-389i)), translated as MGLTKSQRIVLLLTIDTVFFLIELTVGYAVHSLALVADAFHMLNDVLSLCVGLWAVKVANEKTTSKSYTYGWQRAETLGALVNGVFLVALCLSIFLEAIQRLVEPQEVKNPKLVLIVGSWGLFSNIVGLLLFHDHSHGHTHAEEAIHSAEQGYLTQRDADTAVVADSRGSIARAMPENALDACTTDGSASTIRPLGGRDTSSSPVTVRRARTPDGRARRRSVHRLSVSGLSARDADSIFIHPASLRQDIIEAGRLDDFETSESDADLEDSPREGNVSERSRLLPQSNGTTTPYDSSSGVRGQNLKDDLHVKHNHALPKSTDKKRGPGHSHDLNMRGVFLHVVGDALGNIGVIASALVIWLTDYSWRFYVDPGISLFITMIILWSAIPLCKAASRILLQAVPADLSIDHIIEDIESLPGVLSCHHLHVWQLSDTKLVSSLHIQVSHDIKGEGSDRYMALARDVRRCLHAYGIHSSTIQPEFYPGSDDEGGMGSSSSPASGRNSPPGTGTNTGGAPCLLECGNECAAGRQCCP; from the exons ATGGGGTTGACGAAATCTCAACGGATCGTTCTTCTGCTGACGATTGACACCGTGTTCTTCTTGATCGAACTCACCGTGG GTTATGCGGTGCACTCGCTGGCGTTAGTGGCAGACGCGTTCCACATG TTGAACGACGTCCTGTCGCTCTGTGTTGGCTTATGGGCTGTAAAGGTCGCCAACGAGAAGACAACCTCGAAATCATACACCTACGGA TGGCAACGCGCTGAGACCCTCGGAGCCTTAGTTAACGGGGTGTTCCTCGTTGCACTATGCTTGTCCATTTTCCTCGAAGCCATACAGCGTCTTGTCGAACCGCAGGAGGTCAAAAACCCGAAACTTGTCCTGATCGTCGGTAGCTGGGGACTCTTTTCCAATATAGTTGGGTTGCTATTGTTCCACGACCATTCTCATGGCCATACGCACGCTGAAGAAGCGATCCACTCTGCCGAGCAAGGGTATCTCACTCAGCGGGATGCAGACACAGCTGTGGTGGCGGACTCAAGGGGCAGCATCGCAAGAGCCATGCCGGAGAATGCCCTTGATGCATGCACAACCGATGGATCAGCTAGCACTATCAGACCGCTCGGTGGTCGGGATACGTCAAGCAGTCCGGTCACCGTGAGAAGGGCCCGGACTCCGGATGGCCGTGCGCGTCGGCGCAGCGTTCATCGGTTGAGTGTTTCCGGGCTCAGCGCGCGAGATGCGGACAGCATATTCATCCATCCTGCAAGCTTGCGTCAGGACATCATCGAAGCAGGCCGCTTGGATGATTTTGAAACCTCCGAATCGGATGCCGATCTGGAGGATTCGCCTCGCGAAGGCAACGTTTCAGAACGCTCCAGGCTATTGCCGCAAAGCAACGGCACGACGACTCCCTACGACAGTTCGTCAGGGGTTCGCGGCCAGAATCTAAAAGATGACCTGCATGTCAAGCACAACCATGCCCTGCCGAAATCCACGGACAAGAAGCGTGGCCCCGGGCACTCACACGATCTGAACATGCGCGGTGTCTTTCTGCACGTGGTGGGCGATGCGCTCGGCAACATCGGGGTTATCGCCTCGGCGTTGGTTATCTGGCTCACCGACTACTCCTGGAGGTTCTATGTCGATCCTGGAATCTCCCTTTTCATCACCATGATCATCTTGTGGTCCGCTATCCCACTATGTAAAGCCGCTTCGCGGATCCTACTTCAAGCCGTCCCCGCCGACTTGAGCATCGATCACATCATCGAGGATATTGAGTCGCTACCTGGCGTTCTCAGCTGCCACCATCTACACGTTTGGCAGCTTAGTGATACCAAATTGGTCTCATCCCTGCATATCCAAGTCAGCCACGATATCAAAGGCGAAGGCTCGGACCGCTACATGGCTCTAGCAAGGGACGTGCGCAGATGTCTCCACGCATACGGTATCCACTCGTCCACCATCCAACCCGAATTCTACCCAGGGAGCGATGATGAAGGTGGAATGGGATCATCATCCTCCCCTGCCAGCGGTCGAAACTCGCCCCCAGGGACAGGGACGAACACCGGTGGTGCGCCCTGCCTCCTTGAATGTGGGAACGAATGCGCCGCTGGCCGTCAGTGTTGTCCTTAA
- a CDS encoding uncharacterized protein (EggNog:ENOG410PY1B~COG:S~TransMembrane:3 (i138-159o171-197i218-241o)): protein MEEPAASHAAKDLRHPEPAVVASSSLRARSRVSSPERPSTTATTTTTGTLTPDLQDAHELAELHEIPTHTRRDSSPSTISSGSIRVVTRRSTRSSQLTRSSREPTGRFKHIIKFWRRNVVLSVSQNQNRDHYALERTYLAHMRTSVAFSLLGVLIAQLFRLQHSHIHHPTFGFYTVGVPLACTCQGFAILMALFGAHRFLRQQNALSRGKIHAGGWEVMMAAIFAAAIIITLLILVVVISVKRDSV from the exons ATGGAAGAACCTGCTGCCAGCCATGCTGCAAAGGATCTACGGCATCCGGAGCCTGCCGTCGTCGCGTCTTCATCGCTGAGAGCGAGATCTCGTGTCTCTAGCCCTGAACGACCCTCGACGAcggccaccaccaccaccacggGGACTCTGACACCGGACTTGCAGGATGCGCACGAGCTGGCGGAACTGCATGAGATCCCAACGCACACCAGAAGAGACTCGTCGCCGTCCACCATCTCTTCGGGCTCGATCAGGGTTGTAACGCGCCGCTCGACGCGGAGTAGCCAACTGACCAGGAGCAGCCGTGAGCCCACCGGCAGGTTTAAGCATATCATAAAGTTCTGGAGACGCAATGTCGTCCTGTCCGTTTCTCAAAACCAGAATCGGGATCATTACG CGCTTGAACGGACCTACCTGGCGCATATGAGAACATCGGTCGCCTTCTCTCTCCTTGGCGTCCTGATAGCTCAACTCTTCCGTCTACAGCACTCGCATATCCACCATCCCACGTTCGGGTTCTACACAGTTGGCGTACCTCTGGCCTGCACCTGCCAGGGGTTCGCGATTCTCATGGCGCTGTTCGGCGCACATCGCTTTCTACGACAGCAGAATGCGCTGTCACGGGGGAAGATACATGCCGGTGGGTGGGAGGTGATGATGGCAGCCATCTTTGCGGCAGCG ATTATCATCACACTGCTAATTCTTGTCGTCGTGATCAGCGTTAAAAGGGATAGTGTTTAA
- a CDS encoding uncharacterized protein (EggNog:ENOG410Q4J9~COG:O), translated as MLDPGDPNKEQDKFKTGVLDTLVSIIQGVPGEDRCIIFVGYEDRIRNMFHNANPGLSRRFRVDRPFRFQNFTINQLLQVMQLKMEQKDLSCTPEAWEVARDVLERALMRPNFGNAGDVDNCLAAAQMNFEQRQSAKPLHEQACDEDLQPQDFDPDWDRISRGATDCQRLLSGKVHQNIIDKFVNYQKRCLGARKYGFRPRDLVPTNFVFAGPAGTGKSTAACQMGRIFYNMGLLSAPEVVEHSASDLIGQYVGQTSPKTRKLLELASGKVLFIDEVHRLASGQFAAEAVDELVGFLTQQENAGKMVVILAGYQSDIRNLMSNRPDLSGLFKEEIAFDELSPEDCVAILLRELDANRITTESDFLRVRESRGHSNVRKLFKALIALPGWSNARDVKYLATQILGNFLESAADNTTSDRTLSADHVEACIMDMITLSTNRCKKLGDDGNTALPISPPHANHDPEPATLEETQASPPPPRIDPAICTPGGDTACDVDVNVNTQHKPDREHQPGPSKSKQRERDDEPVPNQRRSQHTNDTDAQSSDETHVSIPRALQRQQSPKVEQHEKQEPSSRPQSLHNSEELEHQASLSEHQVPVEATWKQRKRRATQAQLQTGVTKINTKTNSGTRTLIRRARRWLSKLLKRGRKREKQETRVSSHPGRCEAGYAWNAVPGGYQCEGGHHFMPAS; from the exons ATGTTGGACCCTGGTGATCCCAACAAGGAGCAAGACAAGTTCAAGACTGGTGTCCTCGACACTTTAGTCTCCATCATCCAGGGGGTTCCAGGTGAAGATCGCTGTATCATCTTCGTAGGATACGAGGATCGCATCCGCAATATGTTCCACAACGCAAATCCAGGCCTCTCTCGACGCTTTCGTGTTGATCGTCCATTTCGATTCCAAAACTTCACGATCAACCAGCTGCTGCAAGTTATGCAGCTAAAAATGGAGCAGAAGGATCTGTCCTGTACACCGGAAGCGTGGGAAGTCGCTCGAGACGTGTTAGAGCGGGCTCTTATGCGTCCAAACTTTGGCAACGCCGGAGATGTCGACAACTGTCTGGCTGCTGCTCAGATGAATTTCGAGCAGAGGCAGTCGGCCAAGCCGCTTCATGAACAGGCCTGCGATGAGGATCTGCAGCCTCAAGATTTCGACCCAGATTGGGATCGAATTTCGAGGGGAGCAACAGATTGTCAGCGTTTGCTGTCGGGAAAAGTGCACCAGAACATAATTGACAAGTTTGTGAATTATCAAAAGCGATGCCTTGGTGCGCGAAAATACGGCTTTAGGCCTCGCGACCTAGTGCCTACGAACTTCGTCTTCGCAGGGCCCGCGG GAACCGGTAAATCGACCGCAGCTTGTCAAATGGGCCGTATCTTTTACAACATGGGGCTCCTCTCCGCCCCTGAAGTTGTCGAGCACTCGGCGAGCGACCTGATCGGCCAGTACGTTGGACAAACCTCCCCTAAGACCCGCAAACTGCTCGAGTTGGCCAGCGGCAAAGTCCTCTTCATCGACGAAGTTCATCGCCTGGCTTCGGGCCAGTTCGCAGCGGAAGCGGTTGATGAGCTGGTTGGGTTTCTCACTCAGCAGGAGAATGCGGGAAAGATGGTGGTCATCCTCGCTGGGTACCAGTCTGACATACGCAATCTGATGTCCAATCGTCCTGACCTCTCTGGCCTATTTAAAGAGGAGATCGCGTTCGACGAGCTGTCGCCTGAAGACTGCGTTGCTATTCTTCTCCGAGAGCTGGACGCCAATCGGATCACTACTGAATCGGACTTCCTACGAGTTCGTGAAAGTAGAGGCCATTCCAATGTGCGAAAACTGTTCAAAGCTTTGATAGCGTTGCCCGGCTGGAGCAACGCGCGTGACGTGAAATATTTGGCGACACAAATATTGGGCAATTTCCTGGAATCCGCCGCTGATAACACAACGTCCGACCGGACTCTTTCAGCTGATCATGTCGAGGCCTGCATCATGGATATGATCACCCTGAGCACAAACCGATGTAAGAAGCTTGGAGACGATGGGAATACCGCCCTCCCGATTTCACCTCCCCACGCGAACCACGACCCGGAGCCAGCAACACTCGAAGAGACTCAGGCTTCCCCGCCGCCACCGAGGATCGATCCTGCGATCTGCACTCCAGGAGGAGATACAGCCTGTGATGTCGACGTCAACGTCAACACGCAACACAAGCCGGACCGCGAACACCAGCCAGGCCCATCCAAATCGAAGCAGCGAGAGCGCGACGACGAACCAGTCCCGAACCAGCGCCGAAGCCAACACACAAACGATACTGACGCCCAATCCAGTGATGAGACCCATGTGTCAATCCCCCGGGCTCTCCAGCGCCAACAATCCCCAAAAGTGGAGCAACACGAGAAACAGGAGCCCTCTTCCAGGCCGCAGTCCCTTCACAACAGTGAGGAATTGGAACATCAGGCGAGCCTCTCTGAGCACCAGGTCCCCGTGGAAGCGACATGgaagcaaagaaaaagacgGGCTACCCAGGCTCAATTACAGACTGGTGTGACCAAAATCAACACGAAGACAAATTCAGGTACCCGCACCCTGATTCGTAGAGCACGCCGCTGGTTATCTAAGCTTTTGAAGAGAGGCAGGAAGCGTGAAAAGCAGGAAACGAGGGTCTCCTCTCACCCTGGTCGATGTGAAGCAGGATATGCCTGGAATGCGGTTCCTGGAGGCTACCAGTGTGAAGGCGGACACCACTTTATGCCAGCATCATAG
- a CDS encoding uncharacterized protein (EggNog:ENOG410Q4J9~COG:O): MPHISDREYSPGFLVPPDPAFTSPSSSRPSTSASSVSTAPSSLSDDACRDDIEDTSKPVETPRLDIESIQRPNENSINITFSLSKATSSSPFALGVNAHTGPDESPPEISHSGHSDEGDTDSEVSEPEEPVPPRPYCKNPFQFCPSPAAEEWEKRKAARGEVNEVIDRLMRYQGLEEVKQQFLDIKSKVDICESQGRSLNRERFNVVFQGNPGTGKTTFARLYAEFLHSVGVINSSYFKETAGIALAVKGAEGAQDEVEDILNHNGGVLFIDEAYQLTAAYIEALGKQALDFLLKAMEDNIGKLVVVFVGYKEEMESFFEHNPGLTSRIPWTMHFADFTDAELWEILYDNIHVGYRGNMRVDGGMDGKPMRIAVRRLAQSRGNRGFGNARAVENLISQISSRQARRLQKLRVQGQEPDCNLFTQEDVIGPDPSDVLQSSHAWNELQKLIGLDTVKKNVRTMIGMIQKNYRRELKEIKPFQLPLNQLFVGAPGTGKTTVAKLYGQILNDLGLLTRGDCKSP, encoded by the exons ATGCCTCACATATCAGATCGAGAATACTCTCCAGGCTTTCTAGTGCCACCCGACCCTGCTTTCACATCCCCTTCCAGCTCTCGACCGAGCACTTCTGCTAGCTCCGTTTCCACAGCCCCTTCCAGTCTCTCCGATGATGCATGCAGAGACGATATAGAAGACACATCGAAGCCAGTCGAGACACCGCGATTGGACATCGAATCCATCCAAAGACCTAATGAAAATTCGATCAACATTACCTTCTCGCTCTCCAAGGCCACCTCGTCTTCTCCTTTTGCTCTAGGGGTGAACGCTCATACAGGCCCAGACGAGTCACCCCCAGAAATCTCACACAGCGGGCATTCAGATGAAGGGGACACCGACTCTGAGGTGTCCGAGCCTGAAGAACCAGTCCCGCCGCGGCCTTATTGCAAGAATCCTTTCCAATTCTGCCCTTCACCAGCCGCTGAAGAAtgggagaaaaggaaagcagCCCGAGGTGAAGTAAACGAGGTGATAGATAGGCTGATGCGCTACCAGGGGTTGGAGGAGGTCAAGCAGCAATTTTTGGACATCAAGTCCAAGGTCGACATTTGTGAGAGCCAAGGACGTAGCTTGAATAGGGAGCGTTTCAATGTCGTTTTCCAAGGAAATCCGGGAACTG GCAAAACAACCTTCGCACGACTGTATGCCGAGTTCTTGCACTCCGTTGGGGTGATAAATTCAAGTTATTTCAAAGAGACAGCTGGCATTGCTCTCGCTGTAAAAGGGGCAGAGGGAGCCCAGGACGAAGTTGAAGACATACTCAATCACAACGGGGGGGTCTTGTTCATAGACGAGGCATACCAGCTCACTGCAGCGTACATTGAAGCTCTTGGAAAACAAGCACTGGACTTTCTCCTAAAAGCTATGGAAGACAACATTGGCAAACTGGTGGTGGTATTTGTAGGTTACAAAGAGGAGATGGAGTCATTCTTTGAGCACAACCCAGGCCTTACCAGCCGAATCCCATGGACTATGCACTTTGCCGATTTCACCGATGCCGAGCTCTGGGAGATTCTCTACGACAACATCCACGTCGGATACCGAGGAAATATGAGAGTCGACGGCGGGATGGATGGGAAACCTATGCGTATCGCCGTCCGCCGTCTCGCCCAGTCTCGGGGCAACAGAGGATTCGGAAACGCGAGAGCAGTGGAGAATCTCATCAGTCAGATATCGTCTCGACAGGCTAGGCGGCTTCAAAAGCTGAGAGTTCAGGGGCAGGAGCCTGATTGCAACCTTTTCACGCAGGAAGACGTGATTGGGCCTGACCCTTCCGATGTCCTCCAGAGCAGCCACGCATGGAACGAACTCCAAAAGCTTATCGGCTTAGACACCGTCAAGAAGAATGTGCGAACAATGATTGGAATGATCCAGAAGAATTACCGCAGAGAATTGAAAGAGATCAAGCCGTTCCAGCTTCCTTTGAATCAGCTCTTCGTGGGAGCTCCTGGAACAGGCAAAACTACCGTTGCAAAACTCTATGGGCAAATCCTGAACGACCTGGGCCTTCTCACCCGAGGCGATTGTAAGTCTCCATAA